From a region of the Streptomyces sp. NBC_00102 genome:
- a CDS encoding glyoxalase, which yields MFMGTTTDTKPGASLSSVTLEVADVEEARRFYSAFGVDAYIRLRACEEADGAGFRGFTLALTVSGPATVDGFVATAVAAGATVLKPATKSLWGYGGVVRAPDGAIWKIATSARKDTGHVTRTVDEVVLLLGVQDVKATRQFYVDRGLTVGKSFGGKYAEFLPADSDPVKLALYKRRALAKDLGVPDDTTTFHGIVLGSANGAFTDPDGFTWEPTAPADAARS from the coding sequence ATGTTCATGGGAACCACCACTGACACCAAGCCCGGGGCCTCGCTCTCCTCCGTCACCCTGGAGGTGGCCGACGTCGAGGAGGCCCGCCGCTTCTACAGCGCCTTCGGCGTGGACGCCTACATCCGGCTGCGCGCCTGCGAGGAGGCGGACGGGGCCGGGTTCCGTGGCTTCACGCTGGCGCTCACCGTGTCCGGGCCGGCCACCGTCGACGGCTTCGTCGCCACGGCCGTGGCCGCCGGCGCCACCGTGCTGAAGCCCGCCACCAAGTCGCTGTGGGGCTACGGCGGTGTCGTACGGGCCCCGGACGGAGCGATCTGGAAGATCGCGACCTCGGCCAGGAAGGACACCGGACACGTCACCCGAACCGTCGACGAGGTCGTCCTGCTTCTCGGTGTCCAGGACGTGAAGGCCACCAGGCAGTTCTACGTCGACCGGGGGCTGACCGTGGGCAAGAGCTTCGGCGGGAAGTACGCCGAGTTCCTCCCCGCCGACTCCGACCCCGTCAAGCTGGCCCTCTACAAGCGCCGCGCCCTCGCCAAGGACCTCGGCGTCCCCGACGACACGACCACCTTCCACGGAATCGTCCTCGGCAGCGCCAATGGCGCTTTCACGGACCCCGACGGGTTCACCTGGGAGCCCACCGCGCCCGCCGACGCCGCCCGGTCCTGA
- a CDS encoding GntR family transcriptional regulator translates to MLFAGLPQGAVPKLERPGPLRERVYEALLELITVRALQPGQHLVESELAGQLGVSRQPVREALQRLNTEGWVDLRPAQGAFVHEPTEEEADQLLSVRTLLEAEAGRLAAANADEDGVAALEALCDRGEAAVAEDDVDLAVALNAEFHAKVMELAGNVVLSALAAQVGRRVRWYYTPVARRRGKQSWIEHRELIAAIATHDERRAMENMRAHTEHTRRTYHQREKG, encoded by the coding sequence ATGTTGTTTGCAGGACTGCCGCAGGGGGCCGTGCCGAAGCTGGAGCGACCGGGCCCGTTGCGCGAACGCGTGTACGAGGCACTGCTCGAACTCATCACCGTCCGCGCTCTCCAGCCCGGTCAGCATCTGGTGGAGAGCGAGCTGGCCGGCCAGCTCGGCGTGTCCCGGCAGCCGGTGCGCGAGGCGCTCCAGCGGCTCAACACCGAGGGCTGGGTCGATCTGCGTCCCGCCCAGGGCGCGTTCGTGCACGAGCCGACCGAGGAGGAGGCCGACCAGCTGCTCTCGGTCCGCACCCTGCTGGAGGCCGAGGCCGGCCGGCTGGCGGCGGCCAACGCGGACGAGGACGGCGTCGCGGCGCTGGAGGCTCTCTGTGACCGGGGCGAGGCCGCGGTCGCGGAGGACGACGTCGACCTCGCGGTCGCACTGAACGCCGAATTCCACGCCAAGGTCATGGAGCTGGCCGGCAACGTCGTGCTGTCGGCCCTCGCGGCCCAGGTCGGGCGCCGGGTCCGCTGGTACTACACGCCGGTGGCCCGGCGCCGCGGGAAGCAGTCCTGGATCGAGCACCGTGAGCTGATCGCCGCCATCGCCACCCACGACGAGCGGCGCGCCATGGAGAACATGCGGGCGCACACGGAACACACCCGCCGGACGTACCACCAGCGCGAAAAGGGCTGA
- a CDS encoding glycoside hydrolase N-terminal domain-containing protein, with the protein MIRGTWEPRPAARWEDAFLSGNGHHGAMVYGDPVDDRVIVDHHTLVRPNGSEHLAAPELAEELGAIQNALLAGDTEAAERFGAGRPLVWVQPFHPAFQTRVRRSGADGLAPEEQAVSTPPAGPEPSAYRRDLDFASGQATASSGRWRSQVFVSRADDVIVQHITGPASDVEVSLDPALPGAPAGLAIGRATVLTPHGARLALRLRYPDSELSCIGVTTLRVEGGTVSVDGDGVRVTGARSLLLLTRVRRGPGDPDLDAEWAALPDSGYATLMDRHLPLHHAAFGRCTLSLHDEDPARQGLPGSELLRHPESPALLERLFAAGRYHLLSASGLLPPRLTGLWTGDWDTAWSGAFTTNANLNLQLASAATADLPEVLDAHTRLIEDQLEHWRENARALFGCRGIVAPSHSDGESGHTRHFQRAYPLHLWTAGADWLLQPLLERAAITGVVADSLVSACVEVADFYADFLTREGPDGTVAIVPSYSPENRPANASWGTVNATMDIAAARHALTAAAELAPAHPDADRWRSLAARLPRYVVNEDGALAEWAWPGLRETYDHRHLSHLYPVWPLDEINPYDTPGPARAAHRALELRGSENDSAHGHLHHALVAARLRDGSRVSSALASVLAGDFFHDSLMSAHYPDRNVYNADAAHALPAVVLEMLVQSGPGRLVLLPALPAAYPRGSLRGVRTRFGAALDLSWTPEEVTAVLRPARDARVELRTGPPPGTPGGAAEPGEASWITLTAGADRVLTVPRRETAGR; encoded by the coding sequence ATGATCCGGGGCACCTGGGAGCCACGGCCCGCCGCCCGCTGGGAGGACGCCTTCCTCAGCGGGAACGGCCACCACGGAGCGATGGTCTACGGCGACCCGGTCGACGACCGGGTGATCGTCGACCACCACACCCTCGTGCGGCCCAACGGCAGCGAGCACCTGGCCGCACCGGAACTGGCCGAGGAACTCGGAGCGATCCAGAACGCGTTGCTCGCCGGGGACACCGAGGCGGCCGAACGCTTCGGCGCGGGCCGGCCGTTGGTGTGGGTCCAGCCGTTCCACCCGGCGTTCCAGACCCGGGTGCGGCGGTCCGGGGCGGACGGGCTCGCACCCGAGGAACAGGCGGTCTCGACTCCTCCGGCCGGCCCCGAACCGTCCGCCTACCGCCGGGACCTGGACTTCGCCTCGGGCCAGGCCACCGCCTCCTCGGGCCGCTGGCGCAGCCAGGTGTTCGTGTCACGGGCCGACGACGTGATCGTGCAGCACATCACCGGCCCGGCGTCCGACGTCGAGGTCTCGCTCGACCCGGCTCTGCCCGGCGCTCCGGCGGGTCTGGCGATCGGCCGTGCGACGGTGCTGACACCGCACGGCGCCCGGCTCGCCCTGCGTCTGCGCTACCCGGACAGCGAACTCTCCTGCATCGGCGTGACCACCCTGCGCGTGGAGGGCGGCACGGTGTCGGTGGACGGCGACGGTGTCCGCGTCACGGGGGCCCGGAGCCTGCTCCTGCTCACCCGCGTACGCCGCGGCCCGGGAGACCCCGACCTGGACGCCGAGTGGGCAGCTCTGCCGGATTCCGGCTACGCAACGTTGATGGATCGTCATCTACCGCTCCATCATGCAGCTTTCGGTCGTTGCACGCTCTCCCTGCACGACGAGGATCCGGCCCGCCAGGGCCTGCCGGGCAGCGAGCTGCTGCGTCATCCGGAGAGCCCGGCGCTGCTGGAACGGCTGTTCGCGGCGGGCCGCTACCATCTGCTCTCCGCGTCGGGGCTGCTGCCTCCCCGGCTGACCGGTCTGTGGACGGGCGACTGGGACACCGCCTGGTCGGGGGCGTTCACCACCAACGCCAACCTCAACCTCCAGCTGGCCTCGGCCGCCACGGCGGATCTGCCCGAGGTCCTCGACGCCCATACGCGTCTGATCGAGGACCAGTTGGAACACTGGCGGGAGAACGCCCGGGCCCTCTTCGGCTGCCGGGGAATCGTCGCGCCCTCCCACTCCGACGGCGAGTCGGGCCACACCCGCCACTTCCAGCGGGCCTACCCGCTGCACCTGTGGACCGCGGGCGCCGACTGGCTGCTGCAACCCCTGCTCGAACGCGCCGCGATCACCGGGGTGGTTGCGGACTCGCTGGTCTCGGCCTGCGTCGAAGTGGCCGACTTCTACGCGGATTTCCTCACCCGCGAGGGACCCGACGGGACGGTGGCGATCGTCCCGTCGTACTCGCCGGAGAACCGGCCGGCGAACGCGAGCTGGGGCACCGTCAACGCCACGATGGACATCGCGGCGGCCCGGCACGCCCTCACCGCGGCGGCGGAGCTCGCCCCCGCCCACCCGGACGCGGACCGCTGGCGGAGCCTCGCCGCCCGGCTCCCGCGCTACGTGGTCAACGAGGACGGCGCGCTCGCGGAGTGGGCGTGGCCAGGACTGCGCGAGACGTACGACCACCGCCACCTCAGTCACCTCTACCCGGTGTGGCCGCTCGACGAGATCAACCCGTACGACACCCCCGGACCGGCCCGTGCCGCCCACCGGGCGCTGGAGCTGCGGGGTTCGGAGAACGACTCGGCCCACGGCCATCTGCACCACGCGCTGGTCGCGGCGCGGCTGCGGGACGGCTCCCGGGTGTCCTCGGCGCTGGCGTCGGTGCTGGCCGGGGACTTCTTCCACGACTCGCTGATGAGCGCGCACTACCCGGACCGCAACGTGTACAACGCGGACGCCGCCCACGCGTTGCCGGCCGTGGTGCTCGAGATGCTGGTCCAGTCGGGACCGGGCCGCCTGGTGCTGCTGCCCGCGCTCCCGGCCGCGTACCCGAGGGGCTCGCTCCGGGGCGTCCGTACCCGGTTCGGCGCGGCTCTCGACCTCAGCTGGACCCCCGAGGAGGTCACCGCCGTGCTCCGGCCCGCCCGCGACGCCCGGGTGGAGCTGCGCACGGGCCCGCCGCCAGGCACTCCCGGGGGCGCGGCGGAGCCGGGAGAGGCGTCCTGGATCACGCTCACCGCGGGGGCCGACCGGGTCCTCACGGTGCCGCGGCGGGAGACGGCCGGTCGGTGA
- a CDS encoding MFS transporter, whose product MTDAKGSLPAASGERHGATAGDARPSGHWLILGVVGLAQLMIVLDVSIVNIALPQAQEDLGFSNGSRQWVITAYSLAFGSLLLLSGRISDLIGQRKTFLTGLAAFAAASLLGGVSPSFAVLVLARALQGAAGAILAPAALSLLTTTYTKPKERGTAFAVFGGIAGSGAAIGLLLGGVLTEYLSWRWTLLVNVAISVAAITGALMLIPRKGPSAQRPRLDLLGAAIISAGLFCVVYGFSEAESHPWSAPGTWGFLVAGAVLIAGFFWWQTRATSPLLPLRVLRDRNRAGSFIGVFIVGVGMFGVFLFLTYYLQQILRYSPVKTGLVFLPMVAALMCASTASNIKLLPKFGPRVLAVSGMLVACGGMFWLTGITLHSTYAADILGPLLLVGFGIGSVMAPSMNTATSGVRPVDAGVASATVQTMQQIGGSIGTSLLNSLAASALTAYLVGRAPTPVNEANAAIHSYVVAFTWAGSIFAAGAVICGLVLRSGPPAPAVPDVASATPAEPA is encoded by the coding sequence ATGACCGACGCGAAGGGCTCGCTGCCGGCGGCCTCCGGGGAGAGGCACGGGGCGACGGCGGGTGATGCACGGCCTTCCGGACATTGGCTGATCCTGGGTGTGGTCGGCCTGGCCCAGTTGATGATCGTGCTCGACGTGAGCATCGTGAACATCGCGCTGCCCCAGGCGCAGGAGGACCTGGGATTCTCCAACGGATCCCGGCAGTGGGTCATCACCGCCTACTCCCTCGCCTTCGGCAGCCTCCTCCTGCTCTCGGGGCGGATCTCCGACCTGATCGGGCAACGCAAGACCTTCCTGACGGGCCTGGCCGCGTTCGCCGCGGCTTCGTTGCTCGGCGGCGTCTCCCCCTCCTTCGCGGTCCTGGTCCTCGCCCGTGCGCTGCAGGGCGCGGCCGGGGCGATCCTGGCCCCGGCCGCTCTGTCGCTGCTGACCACGACCTACACCAAGCCCAAGGAACGCGGCACCGCGTTCGCCGTCTTCGGCGGCATCGCCGGCTCCGGCGCGGCGATCGGCCTGCTGCTCGGCGGTGTGCTGACCGAATACCTCAGCTGGCGCTGGACCCTGCTGGTGAACGTCGCCATCAGCGTCGCCGCCATCACCGGCGCGCTCATGCTGATCCCCCGCAAGGGACCGTCCGCGCAACGGCCCCGACTGGATCTTCTCGGTGCCGCGATCATCTCCGCAGGCCTGTTCTGCGTGGTCTACGGGTTCTCCGAGGCCGAATCGCATCCCTGGAGCGCGCCCGGCACCTGGGGCTTTCTCGTGGCCGGCGCGGTGTTGATCGCCGGATTCTTCTGGTGGCAGACCCGCGCCACCAGCCCGCTGCTGCCGCTGCGGGTCCTGCGCGACCGGAACCGGGCCGGCTCCTTCATCGGCGTGTTCATCGTGGGGGTGGGGATGTTCGGCGTCTTCCTGTTCCTGACCTACTACCTGCAGCAGATCCTGCGCTACTCACCCGTCAAGACCGGGCTGGTGTTCCTTCCCATGGTGGCCGCTCTGATGTGCGCCTCCACGGCGTCCAACATCAAGCTGCTCCCGAAGTTCGGCCCACGCGTCCTGGCCGTCTCCGGGATGCTCGTCGCCTGCGGCGGAATGTTCTGGCTGACCGGCATCACCCTGCACAGCACCTACGCCGCAGACATCCTCGGTCCGCTGCTGCTCGTGGGCTTCGGCATCGGCTCCGTCATGGCCCCCTCGATGAACACCGCCACCTCCGGTGTACGGCCGGTCGACGCGGGGGTTGCCTCGGCCACCGTGCAGACGATGCAGCAGATCGGCGGCTCGATCGGCACGTCGCTGCTCAACTCACTGGCCGCCTCCGCGTTGACCGCCTACCTGGTCGGGCGGGCTCCGACCCCGGTCAACGAGGCCAACGCGGCGATCCACAGCTACGTCGTGGCCTTCACCTGGGCCGGGTCGATCTTCGCCGCGGGCGCGGTCATCTGCGGACTCGTGCTCCGCTCCGGGCCCCCCGCCCCCGCGGTCCCGGACGTCGCCTCTGCCACTCCTGCCGAACCCGCGTAA
- a CDS encoding DUF2254 domain-containing protein, producing MNVRYHLRPFALSDLREHLRDTFWFAPAAGLVGAFMLWWGVSTLDSAIVTHLRVDKAYRELGDLASFANDARTVVTTVSAAMMTFIGVVFSISLVAVQMASGQLTPRIVRIFVRSRITKLTLTVFLATFVFSLLVLTSYESETEVARLTSVPVLQSLLTLAMVALSLLLFITYVSSTLRLLQVGPVVDRIVHDSLRALDHQPKEEHREEATTAPGQAPLPLPLPAESGRVPYGGRAGVLRDVDAVRLVGVARRRGVVLRLLPRMGDFVVPGMPLLAVHGGDGGGTGGDGGGSGRTVPGDAVSVGVERTLRRDPSFGLRQLTDIALHALSAAVNDPTTAVQCLDRTVQFLAALAHRPLGTVRHRDHRGEVRLVVETPDWADLVDLAFEEVRRCVPEAGPQVTRRVLAGLDDLLLVVPQERAAPLLRHRALLVLAVERTSPEHAERTFSLVPDRKGIG from the coding sequence ATGAATGTCCGGTACCACCTGCGCCCTTTCGCCCTCTCGGACCTGCGCGAGCATCTGCGGGACACGTTCTGGTTCGCTCCGGCCGCGGGGCTCGTGGGCGCCTTCATGCTCTGGTGGGGGGTCTCCACGCTGGATTCGGCCATCGTCACGCATCTGCGGGTCGACAAGGCGTACCGGGAGCTGGGCGATCTGGCCTCCTTCGCCAACGACGCCCGTACGGTCGTGACCACCGTCAGCGCGGCGATGATGACCTTCATCGGTGTCGTCTTCAGCATCTCGCTGGTGGCGGTCCAGATGGCGAGCGGGCAGCTGACGCCACGCATCGTGCGGATCTTCGTACGGAGCCGGATCACCAAGCTCACCCTGACGGTGTTCCTGGCGACCTTCGTCTTCTCGTTGCTGGTCCTCACCTCGTACGAGAGCGAGACCGAGGTCGCGCGACTGACCTCGGTGCCGGTGCTGCAGAGCCTGCTGACCCTGGCCATGGTCGCCCTGAGTCTGCTGCTCTTCATCACCTACGTGTCGTCCACCCTGCGGCTGCTCCAGGTCGGCCCGGTCGTCGACCGGATCGTCCACGACTCGCTGCGCGCGCTGGATCACCAGCCGAAGGAGGAGCACCGGGAGGAGGCCACCACGGCGCCCGGCCAGGCACCGCTGCCTCTGCCTCTGCCGGCGGAGTCCGGGAGGGTGCCGTACGGAGGCCGGGCGGGGGTGCTGCGGGACGTGGACGCGGTACGGCTCGTGGGGGTGGCGCGGCGGCGCGGGGTGGTCCTGCGACTGCTTCCACGGATGGGCGACTTCGTGGTGCCCGGGATGCCTCTGCTGGCGGTGCACGGCGGGGACGGCGGGGGCACCGGGGGCGACGGGGGCGGTTCGGGGCGCACCGTACCGGGTGACGCGGTGTCGGTGGGTGTCGAGCGGACGCTGCGGCGCGATCCGTCGTTCGGTCTGCGGCAGCTCACGGACATCGCGCTGCACGCCCTGTCCGCCGCCGTGAACGACCCGACCACCGCGGTGCAGTGCCTGGACCGGACGGTGCAGTTCCTGGCGGCTCTGGCGCACCGGCCTCTCGGTACGGTGCGCCATCGCGACCACCGGGGCGAGGTGCGGCTGGTGGTGGAGACGCCGGACTGGGCGGATCTCGTGGATCTGGCGTTCGAGGAGGTCAGGCGGTGTGTGCCGGAGGCGGGACCGCAGGTCACGAGGCGCGTGCTGGCCGGCCTGGACGATCTGTTGCTGGTCGTGCCTCAGGAGCGTGCGGCGCCGCTGCTCAGGCACCGCGCGCTCCTGGTCCTGGCGGTGGAGCGGACGTCGCCGGAGCACGCAGAGCGGACGTTCTCGCTGGTTCCGGACCGGAAGGGAATCGGCTGA
- a CDS encoding LacI family DNA-binding transcriptional regulator, producing the protein MVTLAEVAQHAGVSASTVSYVLSGKRSISAPTRERVELSIQQLGYHPNAGARALASSRSNIIALMVPLRTDMYVPVMMEVAIAVATTARTHGYDVLLLTGEEGPAAVRRIAGSSLADALILMDVELHDERLPVLRDTGRAAVLIGLPADVSGLTCVDLDFEATGALCLDHLAGLGHREVAVIGEAPAVYERHTGFAERTIDGIRAKARETGVTVLHRPCEGGYAAMAQTLSRIFDERPGTTGFIVQNESAVEPLLNLLQQQGRAVPEDVSVVAVCPEQVAAQASVRLTSVAIPAQEMGRRAVELVVAKLTGRGTDEVELIAPELTVRASTGPAPAV; encoded by the coding sequence ATGGTCACCCTGGCCGAGGTCGCCCAGCACGCCGGAGTCTCCGCGAGCACGGTGAGCTACGTCCTCAGCGGGAAGCGGTCCATTTCCGCGCCCACCCGGGAGCGCGTGGAACTGAGCATCCAACAGCTCGGCTACCACCCCAACGCCGGGGCCCGCGCGCTCGCCAGCAGCCGCTCCAACATCATCGCCCTGATGGTGCCGTTGCGTACCGACATGTACGTGCCGGTGATGATGGAGGTCGCCATCGCGGTGGCCACGACCGCCCGCACGCACGGCTACGACGTCCTGCTCCTCACCGGTGAGGAAGGCCCGGCAGCCGTCCGGCGGATCGCCGGGAGTTCGCTGGCCGACGCACTGATCCTCATGGACGTGGAACTGCACGACGAACGCCTCCCCGTCCTGCGGGACACCGGACGGGCCGCCGTGCTGATCGGTCTGCCCGCCGACGTGTCCGGACTGACCTGTGTGGACCTCGACTTCGAGGCGACCGGGGCGCTCTGCCTGGACCACCTGGCCGGACTCGGGCACCGGGAGGTCGCGGTCATCGGCGAGGCGCCCGCGGTCTACGAGCGGCACACCGGCTTCGCCGAACGCACCATCGACGGCATCCGGGCCAAGGCCCGCGAGACCGGGGTGACCGTACTGCACCGGCCCTGCGAGGGCGGGTACGCGGCGATGGCGCAGACCCTCTCCCGGATCTTCGACGAACGGCCCGGCACCACCGGGTTCATCGTCCAGAACGAGTCCGCCGTGGAGCCGCTGCTCAACCTCCTCCAGCAACAGGGCCGGGCCGTGCCCGAGGACGTCTCGGTGGTAGCGGTCTGCCCCGAACAGGTGGCGGCACAGGCCTCGGTGCGGCTCACCTCCGTCGCCATACCCGCCCAGGAGATGGGGCGCCGGGCCGTCGAGCTGGTGGTGGCCAAGCTCACCGGCCGCGGCACGGACGAAGTCGAGCTGATCGCACCGGAGTTGACCGTGCGGGCGAGTACGGGACCCGCGCCCGCGGTGTGA
- a CDS encoding YceI family protein produces the protein MNIFSRSSTPRRTGDTGAGTTVAAPAAVLPHPALKGLTGEWMIDPAHSRIGFSVRHAMVTTVRGSFAEYESLLYFDGSNPARSRAEISIATASVDTGVEQRDGHLVGREFLDARKHPRMVFTSTAVSLVAEDLYRMTGDLTIRGTTNPVDLDLTYIGHVTDPFGYERVGFDGTTTINRTDWGLTYNARLAEGGAMVSEKLRLQFDIAAIRKPVEG, from the coding sequence ATGAACATCTTCAGCCGCAGCTCAACGCCCCGACGCACAGGTGACACGGGCGCGGGCACGACGGTCGCAGCTCCCGCCGCCGTGCTTCCCCATCCCGCGCTGAAGGGACTCACCGGAGAATGGATGATCGATCCGGCGCACAGCAGGATCGGCTTCTCCGTGCGGCACGCCATGGTGACGACGGTGCGGGGTTCGTTCGCCGAGTACGAGAGCCTCCTCTACTTCGACGGCAGCAACCCGGCCCGCTCCCGGGCCGAGATCTCCATCGCCACCGCCAGCGTCGACACCGGTGTCGAACAGCGCGACGGGCACCTCGTCGGGCGGGAGTTCCTGGACGCCCGCAAGCACCCCCGGATGGTCTTCACCAGTACCGCCGTGAGCCTCGTCGCCGAGGACCTCTACCGCATGACGGGTGACCTCACCATCAGGGGCACCACCAACCCGGTCGACCTGGACCTCACCTACATCGGCCACGTCACCGACCCGTTCGGCTACGAACGGGTCGGCTTCGACGGCACCACCACCATCAACCGCACCGACTGGGGCCTCACCTACAACGCCCGCCTCGCCGAGGGCGGAGCCATGGTCAGCGAGAAGCTCCGCCTCCAGTTCGACATCGCGGCGATCCGGAAGCCGGTCGAGGGGTAG
- a CDS encoding ATP-grasp domain-containing protein — protein MVSPVRVWLNRTYAENVFFMDQLRRNPHGRPVEIHATHADPDSPVLAAADTSAPEPENLSPAAYVEYALDQCARRGIDVFVPVLHQSALAARREDFAALGTALLAPPAEAIRLFANKAVAYETVRRIGVPVPPWWRVRDEEQLLAAVDAIEADGGKACFKPTGGEGGVGFRIITRAPFSMLHLTGFPSPYVPLELVTRALRRTERSVDWLVMPRLDEPEVSVDCLTGPDGEVRLAVGRTKNGRRRGFTLDPAWIEPARLIARSFGLHGLTNIQFRTHAGEPVLMDVNTRPAGGLHQLSECGLNAPWAAVRLALGDDPGELTPDFLGSDYAVVPGPRALLPAFPHQRTQAPPPPPALTPLTAEAGLGMASVLPVGSTPQAAELP, from the coding sequence ATGGTCTCTCCCGTACGCGTCTGGCTCAACCGCACGTACGCGGAGAACGTGTTCTTCATGGATCAGTTGCGGCGCAATCCGCACGGCCGTCCTGTCGAGATCCACGCCACGCACGCCGACCCGGACTCCCCGGTACTCGCGGCCGCCGACACCTCGGCGCCGGAACCGGAGAACCTGTCGCCCGCCGCGTACGTCGAGTACGCGCTCGACCAGTGCGCGCGGCGCGGCATCGACGTGTTCGTACCCGTCCTCCACCAGTCGGCCCTCGCGGCGCGCCGCGAGGACTTCGCGGCGCTCGGGACGGCCCTGCTCGCGCCGCCCGCCGAGGCGATACGCCTCTTCGCGAACAAGGCGGTGGCGTACGAGACCGTGCGGCGGATCGGCGTCCCGGTGCCGCCCTGGTGGCGGGTACGCGACGAGGAGCAGCTGCTCGCTGCGGTGGACGCCATCGAGGCGGACGGCGGCAAGGCGTGCTTCAAGCCGACCGGCGGCGAGGGCGGTGTCGGGTTCCGGATCATCACCCGGGCGCCGTTCTCCATGCTGCACCTGACCGGATTCCCCAGCCCGTACGTGCCGTTGGAGCTGGTGACCCGGGCGCTGCGGCGCACCGAGCGGTCCGTCGACTGGCTGGTGATGCCCCGCCTGGACGAGCCGGAGGTCTCGGTCGACTGCCTCACCGGCCCCGACGGAGAGGTCCGGCTGGCGGTGGGCCGCACGAAGAACGGCCGGCGGCGCGGCTTCACGCTCGACCCCGCGTGGATCGAGCCGGCCCGCCTGATCGCCCGGTCCTTCGGTCTGCACGGGCTGACGAACATCCAGTTCCGCACGCACGCGGGCGAGCCCGTCCTGATGGACGTCAACACCCGCCCCGCCGGCGGCCTGCACCAGCTCTCCGAGTGCGGCCTCAACGCACCGTGGGCTGCCGTGCGCCTCGCGCTCGGCGACGACCCCGGCGAGCTGACCCCGGACTTCCTCGGTTCCGACTACGCGGTGGTCCCCGGACCGCGCGCCCTGCTCCCGGCATTCCCGCACCAGCGGACGCAGGCGCCACCGCCGCCGCCCGCGCTCACGCCTCTGACCGCTGAGGCCGGGCTCGGCATGGCGTCCGTGCTCCCGGTGGGGAGCACGCCGCAGGCGGCGGAGCTGCCCTGA